One Jaculus jaculus isolate mJacJac1 chromosome 4, mJacJac1.mat.Y.cur, whole genome shotgun sequence genomic window, GATATGGTCATTATCTATTTTGACCAATACTAAGTACCAGTGACTTGTATATAGGACCTAATAAAAATTTGTTAAATGAATATGAATGCTTGCTCTTTCTTCATAAGAAAATGTCACTTAGGTAATTCCAGAGATTGTTCTACGATAAGTAATATGCTTACAGTATGAGGCCCTTGGCCTCTTTCTGTTTCACCATCTTTATAATTTTGTCTAAATGGCAAAAGGATGGTTGAACTCCATGGACCACAGCTCCAAGTATCACATCCTCACATGATAGCCCAAGAAACAAGAATTAAATACAATTTTgcatctgtctctttttcctaaATTTAATAAGCAAATTCTTTCTCAGAAGGCTCAAGTCTAGCCCTTCTGTAGGAAGATTTGGGTGTCTTGCTATTCTTTGCAACTTCACCTTACACAAAGGTTGGGAACCAAAGTATTTGGCCAAGAGAGGCAGGAGTTCTATTACTGGTTTATCATGCAGGGTAGGGAGTACTACTGCTCTGAATGAAATCAGGATTCTGTTAACACCAAgaaagggggcggggagggagtaAATTTGTCACAAAACTAACAACTATTTTAACCTGAGCTACAAAATCTGACTTCTGTTTCTGCTACTGCTAACCTCTGGCTTTCATCTTCACCCTGCGCTTTCTTTTTCAGGGGTGCCTTCTGATGTACACTCCCTTCTTCCACAGACATCCTGAGACTGGCTCTGGGCACCCCAGTTAAGACAATATCTGTTCCTATGATCAGGACTGAGGCAATGCAAGTGGGATAGAAGGCGAAAGGGgaaaacaaagcctacttggaCTCTGCATTGGACTTGGGGCACTAATCCATTTGTTCATTATGGACAGGCGCCACAGGTGTGGCCAAAGTCAAGTGAGCAAACATCAGAAAAGAGATTAAAGATATAACCAGTGGCCAGAGAACTCAAAATTTTGTTAGTCTTAAGATAAACTTGggatttagtttttttcttttcatgaagTCTCTAGAGTGATCAAGCCAGGACAGTTCCATGGTCTGCTTCATACTGTAAAATGTTCATGCCAGAAATAGGAGTACTGAACTTTTCAAGTGACCGATAGTGCACAGTTGAATAAAACCTCTATAGCACATTTGATAAGTAATTACTTATTACAGCAGTGTATTTTAGAAATGTActtatggaaagagagagagagagagcaagtttGTTCCCAAAGTAGTTTTGATGTGCACAGTAAATAACTGCATCTTATCCCAGTGAGCTAAAGCTTAGAACAAGTTATATTTGTATTGCTTTTCCTTTCATAGCTATCACCTTTGAGAAATCTGCTTCTTACATTTAAGTAGAAGGGAGAGAAATTTTTATTGTAGTAATATTCAATTTATTTGATTTCCTCTTGGATTGTCAATAATCAGACCCACATTTGTTACTGAAATTGTATTTGATGGTTAAGAGTTGacaattgggaagcagagttcTTCAACACTTAAAGGCCCATACGGAAGCTCCTCTACTCATAACACACTCGCACTGGATCATTCACTCGCTAAATATTAGCACCAGTCTTTTAAATCATCCCTTGGTTTGGTATTCTGCAAATTTTTCTACCCCAGGTTTGTGCATACTGGTAAGACTCAAGGCCAGGCAAGGGTGAAGTTCTCTTTTGTGTTCTGGGGGAAAGGCAAGGGTGAAAGTGAACTCAAGCACGTTAATAGAAAAGAGCCTAGATGCATGCTGAAAATTTAAACTTCATTCTCTCACATCTCTTCTTGCCTGCCTACACCTTGGCAAGTTGGCTAGAGCCCTGATGTTCCTGTTAGAGTCTCTATAAGAGCAAGTGAGCTTATTTGTTTGTCCTTATTTCGTCCCAACCAATATGCTtagtatatgttaaaaaaatgagGAATCTAGGAACCAGAGAGGAGTGTCAATGTGTTTTTCCCATTCTTCCCAAATATTTCCTAATCATCCATCCCACATGCCATCCTGAAATGTACTCAGTGACATGCTAAAAATAGTTTTTAGCTCCTGGAGTTCAAGCtaagaacaataacaacaaagacAAACATAGAGATATATgcagtttgtttttaaatattttatttatttatttgagagagagagagagaaagaggcagatagggagaaaggatgggcacgtcagggcctccagccactgcaaacaaactccagatgcatgtaccgccttgtgcatctggcttatgtggatcctggggaatcaaaccagggtctttaggaccagcaggcaaataccttaaccactaaaccatttccccagcccctgctatTACTAAAGAAGTGGGAATGGACTATATGAAGGAGACATTGGGCATCAGATTCTTGGTTAGTGTTGGTATCACTATACTCCTCATCCTCAGACCAGGTGGCAGCAGCGGGCAGTAGTCCAGTCCATCCCACTGCACTGGCAATGGCACGTGTTCCCATTCTGGACATCCCATGAGCCACAGCCGTAGCCACAAGCACACCCAGTGACAACCATCCCTGTACAGACAAATGAGAATGGACATTAGAACTCTTGTTTTGTGACAGCTAGAAAGTCCACCCATAACTGTCCCTCTTCTTTGTGAAGTTTAAGAGTATGCCAAAGTTCTATGGAGTAAAAAGCCAATTTAATTTTGCTACCctctttagggaaaaaaaaaaacccacaaaaattgCTAAGATGAATGTACATGGCCGTGCATAAAGCCTGTGCCAATAAGAGACTTGGACTGATGGAGTTTCAGTGTCTTTTACTTGAAGTCTAATTCACCCGTACCATGCTCCCTTCTCCAGCAACACTTGAAAATAGACTGGCAAAGCATTGAGGGCCATAGCCATGCTAGGACGCGTGGGTACAGGAAGGCCTGGAATATTCtggcaggaaaggaagaagtgaaaagAACAGCAGAAACGCAAGATCCCTGGGTGGCGTATTTAAAGGGAAATAGGCTTAGTAAGGGCTGTCTGGGAAGTGTGGCTCAAGTCCAGAATAATGCCATCCTGTGCCAGAGAAAGGTATAGGTGTGCAAGGGTACGAGGGGATGGGGTCATCTTACCCATACTTCTTCCTTATGGCCTTACTCACCAGCAGGGCATGAGGCCAGGGAGCCTGAGTTTTTCACACTGATGCAGGCTATATTCTTCTTCACACCTAAGGGAAGATACTTTGAGTATGCAAAAAGAAATGATATTGGCCgtgatctctctctttttatcacaGTCCCATTCAGAGCTCTCTTCTACCTTGGACGTATTACAGTGTCCATCATCAGGCTGCACACCAGCTTAGTATCCCTTCATTTATGAAGTGAAAGGTGAACATTGTATTAGAAGTCACCTCTTAAACTTactatgaaaattaaatgaactACTACATGTacgatattttttctttttcctggtcatgtctcaggctagcccaggctgacctggtactcattctatagtccctgGCTGGCATCATACTCACATTGATctgcctccttctgcctcccgaatgctgggataaaagacgtacatcaccacaccctgctcatgtAGTACTTTTTACACCTGATTCAGGCAAAGTTTTCATAAATTACTATATcatcctcttcatcatcattaaGGAAACTCAAGCATTTATTGAATCCAACAACGGGGTaggagcagggtatggtggcacatgccattaaccCAGTAcatgggacacagaggtaggagtattgccgtgatttcaaggccagccagagaccacagagtgatccaggtcagcctgggctacagtgagagcctactctgaaaaaaactaaaaaaggggGGTGGAGGGTCAGGTAGGACAGTAAACAAAGTTCTGTTTAAGAAAATGGTGCTGGAGTAAACTGATTAGAGGCTAGGATCTTGAGAGGGAATAGAAATGAAGTTAGGGTTTGGGGCTAGCAATCATAAGCAAGGGTTAATTTCTGGTTTCTCTACCCCATCAGTTACCTATTCTGCTGATAGCATCCTTGATCTTTGTATCCACAACATAGTCTAAGGAGCATTGAGCATTCCCTGGGCTCATCAGCTGCAGAACGGagatgaaaataagaaggaagcAAATCGTAGGCTTCATCCTGTAGAAAGTCAACATCTTGGGGCTGGAAGAAAAGCAGAAATATGAGATCTCTGAGCATCACTGTGGCTGTCAGGAAAGGGAGACATGCTGATAGTCTCAGGAGagtgaagagggaggaagagcagcATCCGTACCACAGGTTTTCCACCTGTTAGAGGAAAACAGAGTGTTTCTGCAGAAGAGAGTCACtcaccaaaaaactcagcaaaggtGTCCAAGGCTTGGTGAGGAGAGGATGATGGAATATCCTGTGGGGTTATAGACCTGGGCAGCCTTAAtatatacaagcacacacacacacaaacacacacacacacacacccatgggaACACTTGTGATATCTCTTCAAAGAACTTTGTCAGCTGGTGTGTCACTCATGGCCACAGTAAACTTTAGTGTGCTCAGGATAAGCCGTGGTTCTCTGCCAAGAAGCATCATCCCGCCTTTCTGTTCCTTTCACTTTCTTCCTGGCCACTTGATAAGACTGACACCTGGGCCTTCAGTTTCTTGCCCCATTTGAACACTTTTACTTTACCCTCCACCAGGAAGTGGTTGCTTTGTGGTTTGTTCACGGAGAGCTCTATTGAACACCTGTTCAGACACTTATTATTTCTGGCTAATCCTGTATGAGGGGAAAAGGACTTAATGATTaaccctggcttaaaaaaaaaaaaaaaaaaagaaagaaagtccacATGAACAGAAGCACACAGTTCTAAAGATCTTTGGGAGCTCAACAAGGTTATAACTAGACTGTTCTTTTCCCATTTTACCCAGCATTCTCAGCTTACTTTTGATCTTGCCTCCTCATATGGCAGATACCATAGCCTGAGCCCAGACCTTGAACAAGAAGGAAAGATTGTAACAAGGATATTCTTCTTTgaggcttgttttttttcttcttatttgtcATTGTTTAATTCTGGATCATGTGACCTCCATTACAGATGGCTGGGAAGCGAGGAGGGATCTGTGTTACTGTAACCTTCATGGCaggaagaaagattttttaaaagagatccTCGTACCCCTCCTCATATCTTATACTGTTGAGACAATATTGCAAGTatgctcccccccaaaaaactggAATTTCCTGGGAATCTCATGTTGGCAGAAAAGGTAAAAGCTCAGGCCTGTTGCTGGCAGGAAGGAGAACTGAATCCTGGAAAGATTTCACACAGTTCTTGTGACCACCTGGTGGTTAAGGCTAGACCCCAGACAGTGATGTGCAGGGATGGGCAGGACCACACCCTGACCAGGCCTGCTTGTGTGTCTGTCATGCGCATCTCTTGCCTTTATTTAACCCTGAACCACTTATCTGCATGCCAAAGAAGGACTTGGAAGGAGGCGCCCCTGAACCTCTATTTGTTCGCCCTCTAGGCGTGCCCACATTGAAcacatgtctttttttcttcttttcataattattcactttttaaatattgttatttatttgagagagggaacaaTATgtaaagagaaacagatagagagagagagagataatggacacgccagggccttcagccattgcagatgaactccagatgcatacgccaccatgtgcatctggcttatgtgggtcctgagaaatccaaccagggtccttagactttgcaggcaagcatcttaacttctaaaccatcgcTCCTGGTCTGCTCATTTCCTTAATTGTTCTATCTAGGACTGGTGCAGATTCTTAGCTCATTAGGGCTGCTGGGGCCCAGTCTCTGACCCCACCAACTCTGGTAACATTGCCTTTCCACTGTGGCCACAACATACCCTAGAAAAGCaa contains:
- the Retnlb gene encoding resistin-like beta — encoded protein: MKPTICFLLIFISVLQLMSPGNAQCSLDYVVDTKIKDAISRIGVKKNIACISVKNSGSLASCPAGMVVTGCACGYGCGSWDVQNGNTCHCQCSGMDWTTARCCHLV